A section of the Methanocaldococcus sp. FS406-22 genome encodes:
- a CDS encoding nucleoside triphosphate pyrophosphohydrolase gives MDKITYNKLVRDKIPEMIEKSGKKAVIYIADNKEYLEKLYEKLLEEIGEFKENPSPEELADILEVCDAIREYFKIDAKELEYIKKKKYEERGGFYKRIILKEVIVGEDNEK, from the coding sequence ATGGATAAAATAACATACAATAAGCTTGTAAGGGATAAAATTCCAGAGATGATTGAGAAAAGTGGTAAGAAAGCAGTAATATACATTGCAGATAATAAAGAATATTTAGAAAAGCTTTATGAAAAATTATTGGAAGAAATTGGAGAGTTTAAGGAAAATCCTTCTCCTGAAGAACTTGCTGACATTTTGGAGGTTTGTGATGCGATTAGAGAGTATTTTAAAATAGATGCTAAAGAGCTTGAATATATAAAAAAGAAAAAATATGAAGAGAGAGGAGGATTCTATAAAAGGATAATTTTAAAAGAGGTCATTGTGGGGGAAGATAATGAAAAATGA
- the rpl37A gene encoding 50S ribosomal protein L37Ae: MFSHTKKVGPTGRFGPRYGLKIRVRVRDVEIKAKKKYKCPVCGFPKLKRASTSIWVCGKCGAKIAGGAYTPETGAGKAVMKAIRRIVERKEE; the protein is encoded by the coding sequence ATGTTCAGCCACACAAAGAAAGTAGGGCCAACAGGAAGATTTGGACCAAGATATGGTTTAAAAATTAGAGTTAGAGTTAGAGATGTTGAAATTAAAGCAAAGAAGAAATATAAATGCCCTGTTTGCGGATTTCCAAAGTTAAAGAGAGCTTCAACATCAATCTGGGTTTGTGGAAAGTGTGGGGCTAAGATAGCTGGAGGAGCTTACACACCAGAGACAGGGGCAGGTAAAGCTGTTATGAAGGCAATTAGAAGAATCGTTGAGAGAAAAGAAGAATAA
- a CDS encoding manganese-dependent inorganic pyrophosphatase — MRYVVGHKNPDTDSIASAIVLAYFLDCYPARLGDINPETEFVLRKFGVMEPELITSAKGKEIILVDHSEKSQSFDDLEEGKLIAIIDHHKVGLTTTEPILYYAKPVGSTATVIAELYFKDAIDLIGGKKKELKPDLAGLLLSAIISDTVLFKSPTTTELDKEMAKKLAEIAGISNIEEFGMEILKAKSIVGKLKPEEIINMDFKNFDFNGKKVGIGQVEVIDVSEVESKKEDIYKLLEEKLKNEGYDLIVFLITDIMKEGSEALVVGNKEMFEKAFNVKVEGKSVFLEGVMSRKKQVVPPLEKAYNG; from the coding sequence GTGAGATATGTAGTAGGGCACAAAAATCCAGATACTGATAGTATAGCATCAGCTATTGTTTTAGCTTACTTCTTAGATTGCTACCCAGCAAGATTGGGAGATATAAATCCAGAAACAGAGTTTGTTTTGAGAAAATTTGGAGTTATGGAGCCAGAGTTAATAACATCAGCTAAAGGTAAAGAAATAATTTTAGTTGACCATTCAGAAAAGAGCCAGAGCTTTGATGATTTAGAAGAAGGGAAGTTAATAGCTATTATAGACCACCACAAGGTTGGTTTAACAACAACTGAGCCAATTTTATACTATGCCAAGCCAGTTGGTTCAACAGCTACAGTTATTGCCGAGTTATACTTCAAAGATGCCATTGATTTGATTGGAGGTAAGAAGAAAGAATTGAAACCCGATTTAGCTGGTTTATTGTTGAGTGCAATAATATCAGACACTGTTTTATTCAAATCACCAACGACAACTGAATTAGATAAAGAGATGGCTAAAAAATTAGCTGAAATAGCTGGAATAAGCAATATAGAAGAGTTTGGTATGGAAATTTTAAAGGCAAAATCAATTGTTGGTAAGTTAAAACCAGAGGAGATTATAAATATGGACTTTAAGAACTTTGATTTCAATGGAAAGAAGGTTGGAATTGGGCAGGTTGAGGTTATAGATGTGAGTGAGGTTGAGAGTAAAAAAGAAGATATTTACAAATTATTGGAGGAGAAGTTGAAAAATGAAGGTTATGATTTGATAGTCTTTTTAATAACTGATATTATGAAAGAAGGTAGTGAAGCATTAGTTGTTGGTAATAAGGAGATGTTTGAGAAAGCATTTAATGTTAAAGTTGAAGGAAAGAGCGTATTCTTAGAGGGAGTTATGTCAAGGAAGAAGCAGGTAGTTCCTCCATTGGAGAAGGCTTATAATGGCTAA
- a CDS encoding HesB-like protein — translation MKKVVISDEAKEFILDKLKKANQDNVVIYFEGFAUGGPKFGIAIAHPNENDKLIYDNEFKLYIDPIADQWLDEINITLRRSIFGKYLKIKGSSEC, via the coding sequence ATGAAGAAAGTTGTTATATCGGATGAAGCTAAGGAATTCATCTTAGATAAGCTAAAGAAAGCTAATCAGGATAATGTAGTTATATACTTTGAAGGATTTGCTTGAGGAGGACCTAAGTTTGGAATAGCCATCGCCCACCCCAACGAAAATGATAAACTAATCTACGATAATGAATTCAAACTTTATATTGACCCAATTGCTGACCAGTGGCTTGATGAAATTAATATCACATTAAGAAGGTCTATCTTTGGAAAGTATCTTAAGATAAAAGGTAGTAGTGAGTGCTAA
- the hemL gene encoding glutamate-1-semialdehyde 2,1-aminomutase encodes MALKMDKSKELFEEAKKYLVGGVNSPVRYFKPYPFFVEKAKDCYLFDVDGNCYIDYCLAYGPMVLGHANEAVVKAVKEQLELGSAYGCPTEKEIILAKEVVKRVPCAEMVRFVNSGTEATMSAIRLARGVTGRKKIIKFDGAYHGAHDYVLVKSGSGALTHGHPNSPGIPEETTKNTILVPFNDEDAIKKAINENKNEIACIIVEPVMGNVGCILPKDGYLEFLREITEENDILLIFDEVITGFRLAKGGAQEYFGVVPDIATLGKILGGGFPIGAIVGKRELMEQFSPLGAIYQAGTFNGNPISITAGIATLEQLDDRFYKETARTAKILADTLRELADKHNIKAKVYNIASMFQIYFNDKEVVNYEIVKQSNVERFMKYFWGLLERGVFVPPSQFECCFTSIKHDDEVIDKTTKAMEDVFKNL; translated from the coding sequence ATGGCTTTAAAAATGGATAAATCAAAGGAATTATTTGAAGAGGCTAAGAAATATTTGGTAGGGGGAGTTAATAGCCCAGTTAGATATTTTAAGCCATACCCATTTTTTGTTGAGAAAGCTAAAGATTGTTACTTGTTTGATGTTGATGGAAATTGCTACATTGATTACTGCTTAGCTTACGGGCCGATGGTTTTAGGGCATGCAAATGAAGCAGTAGTTAAAGCAGTTAAAGAACAGCTTGAACTTGGCAGTGCTTACGGATGTCCAACAGAGAAAGAGATTATTTTAGCTAAGGAGGTTGTTAAGAGAGTGCCATGTGCTGAGATGGTTAGATTTGTTAATTCTGGAACAGAGGCAACAATGTCAGCTATAAGATTGGCAAGAGGAGTTACAGGAAGAAAGAAGATTATTAAGTTTGATGGGGCTTATCATGGAGCACATGACTATGTTTTAGTTAAAAGTGGTAGTGGGGCATTAACTCACGGACATCCAAACTCTCCGGGTATTCCAGAAGAAACTACAAAAAATACAATCTTAGTGCCTTTTAATGATGAAGATGCTATTAAAAAAGCAATAAATGAGAATAAAAATGAGATTGCATGTATTATAGTTGAGCCAGTTATGGGTAATGTTGGGTGTATATTACCAAAAGATGGCTATTTAGAGTTTTTGAGAGAGATAACTGAGGAAAATGACATTTTATTAATATTTGATGAAGTTATAACAGGATTTAGATTGGCTAAAGGAGGGGCTCAGGAGTATTTTGGAGTAGTTCCAGATATAGCTACTCTAGGTAAAATATTGGGAGGAGGATTTCCAATTGGTGCTATTGTTGGTAAAAGAGAGCTTATGGAGCAGTTCTCTCCATTAGGAGCTATATATCAAGCTGGAACTTTTAATGGAAATCCAATATCAATAACTGCTGGGATTGCAACACTTGAGCAATTGGATGATAGATTCTACAAAGAAACAGCAAGAACAGCTAAGATATTGGCTGATACTTTAAGAGAATTGGCTGATAAGCATAATATTAAAGCTAAAGTTTATAATATTGCTTCAATGTTCCAAATTTATTTCAATGACAAAGAAGTTGTGAATTATGAAATTGTTAAGCAGAGTAATGTTGAGAGATTTATGAAATACTTCTGGGGATTATTGGAGAGAGGGGTTTTTGTCCCACCATCCCAGTTTGAGTGTTGCTTTACTTCAATAAAGCATGATGATGAAGTTATTGATAAGACAACAAAGGCTATGGAGGATGTGTTTAAAAATCTATAA
- a CDS encoding rRNA maturation protein: protein MILTTSRKPSQRTRSFARDLERTLNLPYVQRGKLSLKDIFEIDKHVLLIGEFKANPGTLVVYDVENERRLSSFISVKLQREICGGKIYNDDGIRIRISKELKDDEEFQKHYEIYDEFLFQHLNIDEDSDITLRLEKDPKYLFAIQFYKGRVKIGPLIRVKSIKLFDSLI from the coding sequence ATGATACTCACAACTTCAAGAAAACCTTCTCAAAGAACAAGAAGTTTCGCAAGAGATTTAGAGAGGACTTTAAATTTGCCTTATGTCCAGAGAGGGAAACTTTCATTAAAGGATATTTTTGAAATTGATAAACATGTTCTTTTAATTGGTGAGTTTAAAGCCAACCCTGGAACTTTAGTTGTTTATGATGTTGAAAATGAAAGGAGATTATCAAGCTTTATCTCCGTTAAATTACAGAGAGAGATTTGTGGAGGGAAAATATACAACGATGATGGAATAAGAATAAGAATTAGCAAGGAGCTTAAAGATGATGAGGAGTTCCAAAAACACTATGAAATTTATGATGAATTTTTGTTCCAACATTTAAATATTGATGAGGATAGCGATATAACATTAAGATTAGAAAAAGACCCAAAATATTTATTTGCCATTCAATTTTATAAGGGAAGGGTTAAGATAGGCCCTTTAATTAGAGTAAAATCTATTAAGCTGTTCGACAGCCTTATATAA
- a CDS encoding sulfide-dependent adenosine diphosphate thiazole synthase: MNIKDIKLNADEIKTAKAILKASFDMWLNILEVDVAIVGAGPSGLTCARYLAKEGFKVVVLERHLAFGGGTWGGGMGFPYIVVEEPADELLREVGVKLIDMGDGYYAADSVEVPAKLAVAAMDAGAKILTGIVVEDLILREDGVAGVVINSYAIERAGLHIDPLTIRSKVVVDATGHEASVVNILVKKNKLEADVPGEKSMWAEKGENALLRNTREVYPNLFVCGMAANAAYGGYRMGAIFGGMYLSGKLCAELIMEKLKK, translated from the coding sequence ATGAATATAAAGGATATAAAGTTAAATGCTGATGAGATTAAGACAGCTAAAGCTATATTAAAGGCAAGCTTTGATATGTGGTTGAATATCTTAGAGGTTGATGTTGCCATTGTTGGAGCTGGGCCGAGTGGTTTAACATGTGCAAGATACTTAGCTAAGGAAGGGTTTAAAGTAGTTGTTTTAGAGAGACATTTAGCGTTTGGTGGAGGTACTTGGGGAGGAGGAATGGGTTTCCCATACATTGTTGTTGAAGAACCTGCAGATGAGTTGTTGAGAGAGGTTGGAGTTAAGTTAATTGATATGGGAGACGGTTACTATGCTGCTGATTCTGTTGAAGTTCCTGCTAAATTAGCAGTTGCAGCAATGGATGCTGGAGCTAAGATATTAACAGGAATCGTTGTTGAAGATTTAATTTTGAGAGAAGATGGAGTTGCAGGAGTTGTTATAAACAGCTATGCAATTGAAAGGGCTGGATTGCATATCGATCCATTGACTATAAGAAGTAAGGTTGTTGTTGATGCCACTGGGCATGAGGCATCAGTAGTTAATATCCTCGTGAAAAAGAATAAATTAGAGGCAGATGTTCCTGGAGAGAAATCAATGTGGGCTGAGAAAGGAGAGAATGCATTATTAAGAAATACAAGAGAAGTTTATCCAAATCTATTTGTTTGTGGAATGGCTGCTAACGCAGCCTATGGTGGTTATAGAATGGGGGCAATATTTGGTGGAATGTATTTATCAGGGAAGCTTTGTGCTGAATTAATTATGGAGAAGTTGAAAAAATAA
- a CDS encoding radical SAM protein, whose product MKVEEILENARKAFKLTTKHFGNTVTFERALFLGWYCNLKQPCKFCYMATQKDKIRDPKKARRRLESVLAEAILMKRIGWKLEFISGGYGYTPKEINDIAEMVAYVQKCKQYLNVGVVDLDNINLDVIEGVVGAVETVSKDRDWICPGKPLDKIKENLLKAKELELKTGITIILGLGEKEEDIEKLLNLIEELDLDRITFYSLNPQKGTIFENKPSVTTIEYMNWVSSVRLNFPKIKIITGVWVDKIPMISPLIMSGSNVITKFPLFSVFGTKEAHWIEKEILATGRELLGTFTDIDILAGKKVLEKTPYIEEEINISSENIRRVEELRENINERIESYVSKVLKRVV is encoded by the coding sequence ATGAAAGTTGAGGAAATATTGGAAAATGCAAGAAAGGCATTTAAACTAACAACAAAACATTTTGGAAATACAGTTACCTTTGAGAGAGCTCTTTTTTTAGGTTGGTATTGTAATCTAAAACAACCATGCAAATTTTGCTACATGGCTACACAAAAAGATAAGATAAGAGACCCAAAAAAGGCGAGAAGAAGATTAGAAAGTGTTTTAGCTGAGGCAATTTTAATGAAAAGAATTGGATGGAAATTAGAGTTTATATCTGGTGGTTACGGCTATACACCTAAAGAAATAAATGATATTGCTGAAATGGTAGCTTATGTGCAAAAATGTAAGCAGTATTTGAATGTTGGAGTTGTTGATTTAGACAACATTAATTTGGATGTGATTGAGGGAGTTGTAGGGGCTGTTGAGACAGTTAGCAAAGATAGAGATTGGATTTGCCCAGGAAAGCCATTGGATAAGATAAAAGAAAATTTATTAAAAGCTAAAGAATTAGAATTGAAGACAGGGATAACAATAATATTGGGATTGGGAGAGAAAGAGGAAGATATTGAGAAATTATTAAATTTAATCGAGGAATTGGATTTGGATAGAATTACTTTTTACTCTTTAAATCCACAAAAAGGAACTATATTTGAAAATAAACCATCAGTAACTACAATAGAGTATATGAATTGGGTTTCTTCTGTTAGGTTGAATTTCCCAAAGATTAAGATTATTACAGGTGTTTGGGTTGATAAAATACCAATGATAAGTCCATTAATCATGAGTGGTTCTAATGTAATAACTAAATTCCCACTATTCTCAGTATTTGGAACAAAAGAAGCTCATTGGATAGAGAAAGAGATTTTAGCAACTGGTAGAGAGTTGTTAGGGACATTTACAGATATTGATATTTTGGCTGGAAAAAAAGTGTTAGAGAAAACCCCATACATAGAGGAAGAGATAAATATAAGTAGCGAAAATATTAGGAGAGTTGAAGAGCTTAGAGAAAATATAAATGAAAGAATAGAAAGCTATGTATCCAAAGTTTTGAAAAGGGTGGTTTAA
- a CDS encoding APC family permease, which produces MELKNKKLSLWEAVSMAVGVMIGASIFSIFGVGAKIAGKNLPETFILSGIYALLVAYSYSKLGSKIVSDAGPIAFIHKAIGDCVITGALSILLWMSYVISIALFAKGFAGYFLPLINASTNTFNIAITEIAIVAFFTALNFFGSKAVGRAEFFIVLIKLLILGIFIFVGLMTLHISYIIPSTSPSAISGMIFASAIFFLSYMGFGVITNASEHIENPKKNVPRAIFISILIVMFIYVGVAISAIGNLPIDELIKASENALAVAAKPFLGNLGFLLISIGALFSISSAMNATIYGGANVAYSLAKDGELPKFFERKVWFKSTEGLYITSALGVLFALLFNMEGVASITSAVFMVIYLFVILSHYILIDEVGGKKEIVIFSFIVVLGVFLLLLYYQWETHRFVFYGIIVTFIGVLIFEIIYRKITKRTFSNKMYS; this is translated from the coding sequence ATGGAGTTAAAAAATAAAAAGCTTAGTTTGTGGGAAGCTGTGTCTATGGCCGTTGGTGTAATGATTGGGGCAAGCATATTTTCTATATTTGGAGTTGGAGCCAAAATAGCCGGAAAAAATCTTCCAGAAACATTTATACTATCAGGAATTTACGCACTTTTAGTTGCATACTCTTATTCAAAACTTGGGTCAAAGATAGTTTCAGATGCAGGGCCTATTGCGTTTATTCATAAAGCTATTGGAGATTGTGTAATAACTGGAGCTTTAAGTATTTTGCTTTGGATGAGTTATGTTATATCAATTGCTCTATTTGCAAAAGGATTTGCAGGCTACTTTTTACCTTTAATAAATGCATCAACAAATACGTTTAATATAGCTATAACTGAAATAGCCATAGTTGCATTTTTCACTGCCCTAAATTTCTTTGGTTCTAAGGCTGTGGGAAGAGCCGAATTTTTCATTGTTTTAATTAAACTCTTGATATTGGGAATTTTTATATTTGTTGGATTGATGACTCTCCATATTTCATACATAATTCCAAGCACATCTCCATCCGCAATAAGTGGAATGATTTTTGCATCAGCTATCTTTTTCCTGTCCTATATGGGTTTTGGAGTTATAACCAATGCCTCAGAACATATTGAAAATCCTAAAAAGAATGTTCCAAGGGCGATATTTATAAGCATATTGATTGTTATGTTTATATACGTTGGAGTAGCCATTTCAGCAATAGGAAATCTGCCAATAGATGAGCTAATTAAAGCCAGTGAAAATGCCTTAGCAGTGGCAGCAAAACCATTTTTAGGAAACTTAGGATTTTTATTAATATCCATCGGAGCTTTATTTTCAATTTCATCAGCAATGAATGCTACAATATATGGAGGGGCTAATGTTGCCTATTCATTAGCAAAAGATGGGGAACTTCCAAAATTCTTTGAAAGAAAGGTATGGTTTAAATCTACAGAGGGGCTTTATATAACTTCAGCCCTCGGAGTGTTGTTTGCATTACTCTTTAATATGGAGGGTGTAGCGTCAATAACAAGTGCTGTATTTATGGTGATATATCTATTTGTTATCCTCTCTCATTATATCCTTATTGATGAGGTTGGAGGAAAGAAAGAGATTGTAATCTTTAGCTTTATTGTTGTATTGGGAGTTTTTCTACTCTTATTATATTACCAATGGGAAACCCATAGATTTGTGTTTTATGGGATAATAGTAACATTTATTGGAGTGCTAATATTTGAAATCATATATAGAAAAATAACGAAAAGAACATTCTCCAACAAGATGTATAGTTAA
- a CDS encoding DUF5379 domain-containing protein, with translation MDLEGKCCLIHTIGGIIFGYLANYVYTAGLGMFSGIATLIFLFIGAVIFGHISAKIFGEESLNQKQWLGCGVLPFFLVAIVVWVLKFNALI, from the coding sequence ATGGATTTAGAAGGAAAATGTTGCTTAATTCATACAATTGGTGGAATTATTTTTGGATATTTGGCAAATTATGTATATACTGCTGGATTGGGGATGTTTAGTGGAATAGCTACGTTGATATTTTTATTTATTGGAGCTGTGATTTTTGGGCATATCTCTGCTAAAATCTTTGGAGAAGAGAGTTTAAATCAAAAACAGTGGCTTGGATGTGGAGTTCTGCCATTTTTCTTAGTAGCTATAGTTGTTTGGGTATTGAAGTTTAACGCTTTGATTTAA
- a CDS encoding KEOPS complex subunit Pcc1, giving the protein MNSFELILEFDSEEEAEVIYKSIFLEHLTSQIKSSATMEINKNVIKINVKAEDISILKASIYSYLRWIGVAQNIYKICKE; this is encoded by the coding sequence ATGAATTCTTTTGAACTAATATTGGAGTTTGATAGTGAGGAAGAGGCAGAAGTTATTTATAAATCCATATTTTTAGAACATCTAACATCTCAAATAAAATCCTCTGCCACAATGGAAATAAATAAAAATGTAATAAAGATAAATGTTAAGGCAGAAGATATTTCTATATTAAAGGCATCTATCTACTCTTACTTAAGATGGATAGGTGTAGCACAAAACATTTATAAGATTTGCAAAGAATGA
- a CDS encoding ribosome assembly factor SBDS, which yields MVSLEEAVIARYNSHGEKFEILVDPYLAAKLKEGQNVDMDELLAVEVVFRDANKGEKAPEELLSKVFGTTDVKEIAKKIILKGQVQLTAKQREEIREQKKRQIITIISRNTINPQTDTPHPPHRIEKAIEELRINIDIYKSAEEQVPEIVKKLKKVLPIRFEKRDIAVKIPAEFASKAYNALYQFGAVKQEEWQPDGSLIVLIEIPSGIEAEFYAHLNKITKGNVQTKVVKKYSE from the coding sequence ATGGTGTCCTTAGAAGAGGCAGTAATTGCAAGATATAATTCACATGGCGAAAAATTTGAAATTTTAGTTGACCCATACTTAGCGGCTAAGCTTAAAGAAGGTCAAAATGTAGATATGGATGAGCTTTTAGCTGTTGAAGTTGTATTTAGAGATGCAAATAAAGGAGAAAAAGCCCCTGAAGAACTTTTATCAAAGGTCTTTGGAACAACAGATGTTAAAGAAATTGCTAAAAAAATCATATTAAAAGGTCAAGTCCAATTAACTGCTAAGCAGAGAGAAGAAATTAGAGAGCAGAAAAAAAGGCAAATTATAACTATAATTAGTAGAAACACCATAAACCCTCAAACAGACACTCCACATCCACCACATAGAATTGAAAAGGCAATAGAAGAATTGAGAATTAATATTGATATTTACAAAAGTGCTGAAGAACAAGTTCCTGAAATTGTTAAAAAGCTTAAAAAAGTTCTTCCTATTAGGTTTGAAAAGAGAGATATTGCTGTTAAAATTCCAGCAGAATTTGCTTCTAAGGCATATAATGCTTTATACCAATTTGGAGCCGTTAAGCAGGAAGAATGGCAACCAGATGGTTCTTTAATTGTGTTAATTGAAATACCAAGTGGGATTGAAGCAGAGTTCTATGCTCATTTAAACAAAATAACCAAAGGAAATGTCCAAACAAAGGTTGTTAAGAAGTATAGTGAATAA
- a CDS encoding DUF2666 domain-containing protein, translating into MEDKIEFMAKHKKWFVVKKLKIDENTEDIEIARLLASIDETVLNKIPEYLPFDMNKLYEIADEIYQKKKGRITEEEIAEVLKKLKSPATTRKLNEITESKEGKEILKAILNNIILERLGIQTRVSPKVIEKYIEKERENES; encoded by the coding sequence GTGGAAGATAAAATTGAGTTTATGGCAAAGCATAAAAAATGGTTCGTAGTAAAAAAATTAAAGATAGATGAGAATACTGAAGATATTGAGATAGCAAGATTATTGGCATCAATAGACGAGACGGTTTTAAATAAAATCCCTGAATATTTACCATTTGATATGAATAAGTTGTATGAGATTGCAGATGAAATATATCAAAAGAAAAAGGGAAGAATTACAGAAGAAGAGATAGCAGAGGTTTTAAAAAAATTAAAATCACCTGCAACTACAAGAAAATTAAATGAAATTACTGAATCAAAAGAAGGAAAAGAAATACTTAAAGCTATTTTAAATAACATAATATTAGAGAGATTAGGAATTCAAACAAGAGTTTCTCCAAAAGTTATTGAGAAATATATAGAAAAGGAGAGAGAAAATGAAAGTTGA
- the rpl18a gene encoding 50S ribosomal protein L18Ae — MAKIFRITGQILKKGEPMLFRKEYKALKPEDALEILYSEFGGRYKVKRTKIKILNVEEISPEDVTDPVLKKLVTA, encoded by the coding sequence TTGGCAAAGATATTTAGAATAACAGGACAAATATTAAAAAAAGGAGAACCAATGTTATTTAGAAAGGAATACAAAGCTTTAAAGCCAGAAGATGCTTTAGAAATCTTATACTCTGAGTTTGGAGGAAGATACAAAGTTAAAAGAACAAAAATAAAAATCTTAAATGTTGAAGAGATAAGCCCAGAAGATGTAACAGACCCTGTCTTAAAGAAATTAGTCACAGCTTAA
- the psmA gene encoding archaeal proteasome endopeptidase complex subunit alpha has product MQMVPPSAYDRAITVFSPEGRLYQVEYAREAVRRGTTAIGIVCKDGVVLAVDRRITSKLVKIRSIEKIFQIDDHVAAATSGLVADARVLIDRARLEAQIYRLTYGEEISIEMLAKKICDIKQAYTQHGGVRPFGVSLLIAGIDRNEARLFETDPSGALIEYKATAIGSGRPVVMELLEKEYRDDITLDEGLELAITALTKANEDIKPENVDVCVITVKDSQFKKIPAEKIKKLIENVKKKLEDKNKKEEENREETKEKQEE; this is encoded by the coding sequence ATGCAAATGGTGCCACCAAGTGCTTATGATAGGGCTATTACAGTGTTTAGCCCAGAAGGTAGGTTATATCAAGTAGAGTATGCAAGAGAGGCAGTGAGAAGAGGAACAACAGCAATAGGGATTGTTTGTAAAGATGGTGTTGTCTTAGCGGTAGATAGAAGAATAACAAGCAAACTCGTAAAAATTAGGTCAATAGAGAAGATATTCCAAATTGATGACCATGTTGCCGCTGCCACATCTGGGTTGGTAGCTGATGCAAGGGTTTTAATAGATAGAGCGAGATTAGAAGCTCAAATTTACAGATTAACTTACGGAGAGGAAATATCAATTGAAATGTTGGCTAAAAAAATTTGTGATATTAAGCAAGCATATACACAGCATGGAGGGGTTAGGCCGTTTGGTGTCTCTTTATTAATTGCTGGAATAGATAGAAATGAGGCAAGGTTGTTTGAAACAGACCCAAGTGGGGCTTTAATTGAATATAAAGCAACAGCAATAGGTAGTGGAAGACCTGTAGTTATGGAATTATTAGAGAAAGAGTATAGGGATGATATAACATTAGATGAAGGTTTAGAGTTGGCTATAACTGCATTAACAAAAGCAAATGAAGATATAAAACCTGAAAATGTTGATGTTTGCGTTATAACAGTTAAAGATTCACAATTTAAGAAAATCCCTGCAGAGAAAATAAAAAAACTCATAGAAAATGTTAAAAAGAAGTTAGAGGATAAAAATAAAAAAGAAGAAGAAAATAGAGAAGAAACTAAAGAAAAGCAAGAAGAATAA
- a CDS encoding DNA-directed RNA polymerase subunit P, which produces MVEYKCLNCKKIIKFEELGNRARCPHCSYKILVKLRPKVVKHVKAR; this is translated from the coding sequence ATGGTTGAATATAAATGTTTAAACTGTAAAAAGATAATAAAATTTGAAGAGTTAGGAAATAGAGCGAGATGTCCTCACTGCAGTTATAAGATATTGGTTAAGCTTAGACCAAAAGTAGTTAAACATGTAAAGGCGAGATAA